A stretch of Natronococcus sp. CG52 DNA encodes these proteins:
- a CDS encoding helix-turn-helix domain-containing protein produces the protein MKYLDLWLSQPDWMLHPMQRFIRETEAVRYEELQAWNVDARAPDLEYELFYVEADRGPYEAALERVDSVRWYDLTPVDDDAFYLYVCQETRDEDVRWREAFAALDLVVVPPIVYDATAAFSMTVVGTGENLQAMLDGLPDEIDVTVRTIGEYDRRHAPLVDDLTDRQLEAVAAAVDVGYFEVPREGGVDEVAAELGCASSTASTLLQKAQARVMRRLVRRYGRERAAHGSPGRSNC, from the coding sequence ATGAAGTATCTCGACCTGTGGCTCTCCCAGCCCGACTGGATGCTCCACCCGATGCAGCGATTTATCAGGGAGACGGAGGCGGTGCGGTACGAGGAGCTCCAGGCCTGGAACGTCGACGCTCGAGCGCCCGACCTCGAGTACGAACTGTTCTACGTCGAGGCCGACCGCGGGCCCTACGAGGCGGCGCTCGAGCGCGTCGACTCGGTCCGCTGGTACGATCTGACGCCGGTCGACGACGACGCCTTTTACCTCTACGTCTGCCAGGAAACCCGCGACGAGGACGTTCGCTGGCGGGAGGCGTTCGCCGCGCTGGACCTCGTCGTCGTCCCGCCGATCGTCTACGACGCCACCGCCGCCTTCTCGATGACCGTCGTCGGGACCGGCGAGAACCTCCAGGCGATGCTCGACGGTCTCCCCGACGAGATCGACGTCACCGTGCGGACGATCGGGGAGTACGACCGCCGACACGCGCCGCTCGTCGACGACCTCACCGATCGGCAACTCGAGGCCGTCGCGGCCGCGGTCGACGTCGGCTACTTCGAGGTCCCGCGCGAGGGCGGGGTCGACGAGGTCGCCGCCGAACTCGGCTGCGCCTCGAGTACGGCATCGACGTTGCTACAGAAGGCCCAGGCTCGAGTGATGCGGCGGCTGGTTCGGCGATACGGCCGAGAACGGGCGGCTCACGGCTCACCCGGCCGTTCTAACTGCTGA
- a CDS encoding phosphoribosyltransferase family protein, with amino-acid sequence MNRAEKAALQLRAVDVLRMLKETRTYDELADETDLPAGDLNRYVNGHVLPGTDRAAEVVEELGRDALADELDARITVDDEGYVDNTATVFDQPFLDLVAPVVANAFDFDRPDVVLTAATDGITLAGSLASYYGTRCAYAKKTKETAVEEFIEARERLQSGIEITYYLPASAIDSGESVLVVDDLIRSGETQELLLDIVETADADVAGVFALIAAGDDGIERARERTDAPVGALTTV; translated from the coding sequence ATGAACCGCGCCGAGAAGGCCGCCCTCCAGCTACGGGCGGTCGACGTCCTGCGGATGTTGAAGGAGACGCGAACGTACGACGAACTCGCCGACGAGACGGACCTGCCGGCCGGCGACCTCAACCGCTACGTCAACGGCCACGTCCTCCCCGGAACCGACCGGGCGGCGGAGGTCGTCGAGGAACTGGGACGAGACGCGCTCGCGGACGAACTCGACGCCAGGATCACCGTCGACGACGAAGGGTACGTCGACAACACGGCGACCGTCTTCGACCAGCCCTTCCTGGATCTCGTCGCCCCCGTCGTCGCCAACGCGTTCGACTTCGACCGACCCGACGTCGTCCTGACCGCCGCGACGGACGGCATCACGCTGGCCGGGTCGCTCGCGAGCTACTACGGCACTCGCTGCGCCTACGCGAAGAAGACCAAGGAGACCGCCGTCGAGGAGTTCATCGAGGCTCGCGAGCGGCTCCAGTCCGGCATCGAGATCACCTACTACCTGCCGGCCTCGGCGATCGATTCGGGCGAGTCGGTTCTCGTCGTCGACGACCTCATCCGCTCGGGGGAGACCCAGGAACTCCTGCTCGACATCGTCGAAACCGCCGACGCCGACGTCGCCGGGGTCTTCGCGCTCATCGCGGCCGGCGACGACGGCATCGAGCGCGCCCGCGAGCGAACGGACGCGCCGGTCGGCGCGCTCACGACGGTCTGA
- a CDS encoding aminotransferase class III-fold pyridoxal phosphate-dependent enzyme produces MTSNQDTTDRPSDDVIATYDGYVMPIAEGYDPFAIDRAEWTTMVTAEGEEYLDCFSGISVTNAGHNHPDAVDAVKGQFDELVYTCSYVYRNRPVADLAERLAEITPDDVQKTFFCNSGTEAIEGAIKLVCTYTGAKEVVALEDGLETVR; encoded by the coding sequence ATGACTTCCAACCAGGACACGACGGATCGACCGTCCGACGACGTGATCGCGACGTACGACGGGTACGTGATGCCCATCGCCGAGGGGTACGATCCGTTCGCGATCGATCGTGCCGAGTGGACGACGATGGTGACCGCCGAGGGAGAGGAGTACCTCGACTGCTTCTCGGGCATCTCGGTGACCAACGCCGGTCACAACCATCCCGACGCCGTCGACGCGGTAAAGGGACAATTCGACGAACTCGTCTACACCTGCTCGTACGTCTACCGAAACCGGCCGGTAGCGGATCTCGCCGAGCGACTCGCCGAGATCACGCCGGACGACGTGCAGAAGACGTTCTTCTGTAACTCCGGAACCGAAGCCATCGAGGGTGCGATCAAACTCGTGTGCACGTACACCGGCGCGAAGGAGGTCGTCGCGCTCGAGGACGGGCTGGAAACGGTTCGGTGA
- a CDS encoding NAD(P)/FAD-dependent oxidoreductase yields the protein MSDERCDVAIVGGGVVGCAVARELAPSLEVTLFERDALACGATARAAGEITMTPSYTDYPRIAEYANEFFRKYDGTGNVEFVERDSFELVSPAREETVRRRVDRLASEGFDVAFLEPADVERRHPRLDLESFAGAVRHGDTGFLDPYTLTTSLAADAERDGARIRTGTPVDGLRVDDGRVASVETETGVVRAERVVVAAGWHTPEIVSDHLALPIRPYRTQCVVLEPEDPIASSFPMGWVPGDHVYFRPELNGNLLVGGWSFAAEEPATASGDADREFLEHVATLVPMFLRGFDGARTSGDWAGIDAATPDTRPIVDAPDDGPDGLAVATGFHGRGVMTAPVAAALVRALVTETEPPVPTEPFELDRFDDRSSDFEFVSISDGDG from the coding sequence ATGAGCGACGAGCGATGTGACGTCGCGATCGTCGGCGGCGGCGTCGTCGGCTGCGCGGTCGCGCGGGAACTCGCACCGAGCCTCGAGGTCACCCTGTTCGAGCGCGACGCACTCGCGTGCGGGGCGACCGCACGCGCCGCGGGCGAGATCACGATGACGCCCTCGTACACCGACTACCCGCGAATCGCCGAGTACGCAAACGAGTTCTTCCGGAAGTACGACGGGACCGGTAACGTCGAGTTCGTCGAGCGCGACAGTTTCGAGCTCGTCTCGCCGGCGCGCGAGGAGACGGTCCGCCGGCGAGTCGACCGTCTCGCTTCGGAGGGGTTCGACGTCGCCTTTCTCGAGCCTGCCGACGTGGAACGGCGTCACCCCCGCCTGGACCTCGAGTCCTTCGCGGGTGCGGTCCGTCACGGCGACACCGGCTTCCTCGATCCGTACACGCTGACGACGAGCCTCGCAGCGGACGCCGAGAGGGATGGTGCGCGGATACGGACGGGGACGCCGGTCGACGGCCTCCGCGTCGACGACGGTCGGGTCGCAAGCGTCGAAACCGAAACCGGCGTCGTCCGTGCCGAGCGCGTCGTCGTCGCTGCGGGCTGGCACACCCCGGAGATCGTTAGCGATCACCTCGCGCTCCCGATCCGTCCGTATCGAACGCAGTGCGTCGTCCTCGAGCCGGAGGACCCGATCGCGTCCTCGTTTCCCATGGGCTGGGTCCCCGGCGACCACGTCTACTTCCGCCCGGAACTGAACGGGAACCTGCTAGTCGGCGGCTGGTCGTTCGCTGCGGAGGAGCCGGCGACCGCCAGCGGGGACGCGGACCGGGAATTTCTCGAGCACGTCGCGACCCTCGTTCCGATGTTTCTCCGGGGGTTCGACGGCGCACGAACCAGCGGCGACTGGGCCGGAATCGACGCCGCGACTCCGGACACCAGACCGATCGTCGACGCGCCGGACGATGGTCCCGACGGCCTCGCGGTCGCGACCGGCTTCCACGGTCGCGGGGTGATGACCGCACCCGTCGCCGCGGCGCTCGTCCGCGCGCTGGTGACCGAGACGGAGCCGCCCGTCCCCACCGAGCCGTTCGAACTCGACCGGTTCGACGATCGCTCGAGCGACTTCGAGTTCGTCAGTATCAGCGACGGCGATGGGTAG